A window of the Actinobacillus genomosp. 1 genome harbors these coding sequences:
- a CDS encoding catalase, producing MSKCPFHHTSLTMNNGAPVVDNQNSMTAGPRGPLLAQDLWLNEKLANFVREVIPERRMHAKGSGAFGKFTVTHDITQYTKAAIFSEVGKETELFARFTTVAGERGAADAERDIRGFAVKFYTEQGNWDFVGNNTPVFFLRDPRKFPDLNKAVKRDPRTNMRSATNNWDFWTLLPEAFHQVTIVMSERGIPASYRHMHGYGSHTYSLINANNERFWVKFHFRTEQGIKNLTNEEAAAIIANDRESHQRDLYESIEKGDFPKWKLYIQVMPEAEAEQVDFHPFDLTKIWSKKDYPLIEVGVMELNRNPANFFADVEQSAFAPSNLVPGISVSPDRMLQARLFNYADAQRYRLGVNHHQIPVNAPRCPVHSNARDGQGRVDGNYGSTLHYEPNSFGQWQEQAQFAEPPLKINGDAAFWDYRQDDSDYFSQPRALFNLMTEKEKQSLFKNTAEGMGDALDFIKYRHIRNCYFCDPAYGKGVAKALGMTVADAMEAYNTDPAMGQPGLIKPNF from the coding sequence ATGTCAAAATGTCCATTTCATCATACCTCATTAACGATGAACAACGGTGCGCCTGTTGTTGATAACCAAAACAGCATGACTGCGGGTCCTCGCGGTCCGTTACTTGCTCAAGACTTATGGTTAAACGAAAAATTAGCCAACTTCGTACGTGAAGTTATCCCTGAGCGTCGTATGCACGCTAAAGGCTCCGGTGCATTCGGTAAATTTACCGTAACGCACGATATTACTCAATATACTAAAGCGGCAATCTTTAGTGAAGTGGGTAAAGAAACCGAATTATTCGCACGTTTTACTACCGTAGCCGGTGAACGTGGTGCGGCGGATGCTGAGCGTGATATTCGTGGTTTCGCAGTTAAATTCTATACCGAACAAGGTAACTGGGACTTCGTAGGTAACAATACTCCGGTATTCTTCTTACGTGATCCGCGTAAATTCCCGGATTTAAACAAAGCGGTTAAACGTGACCCTCGTACAAATATGCGTAGTGCGACAAACAACTGGGACTTCTGGACATTATTACCTGAAGCGTTCCACCAAGTAACGATCGTAATGTCTGAGCGCGGTATCCCTGCTTCATATCGTCATATGCACGGTTACGGTTCACACACATATAGCTTAATCAATGCAAATAACGAACGTTTCTGGGTGAAATTCCACTTCCGTACCGAACAAGGTATTAAAAACTTAACCAACGAAGAAGCGGCGGCAATCATCGCAAACGATCGTGAATCACACCAACGTGATTTATACGAGTCAATCGAAAAAGGCGATTTCCCGAAATGGAAACTTTACATTCAAGTAATGCCTGAAGCGGAAGCGGAACAAGTGGATTTCCACCCGTTCGATTTAACCAAAATCTGGTCGAAAAAAGATTATCCGCTAATCGAAGTAGGCGTGATGGAATTAAACCGTAACCCGGCAAACTTCTTTGCAGACGTTGAACAATCCGCATTTGCTCCAAGCAACTTAGTACCGGGTATCAGCGTATCGCCGGACCGTATGTTACAAGCACGTTTATTCAACTATGCGGACGCACAACGTTACCGTTTAGGTGTGAACCACCACCAAATTCCGGTAAACGCACCTCGCTGCCCGGTTCACAGTAATGCCCGTGACGGTCAAGGTCGTGTGGACGGTAACTACGGTTCAACTTTACATTATGAACCGAACAGCTTCGGTCAATGGCAAGAACAAGCGCAATTTGCTGAGCCGCCACTCAAAATTAACGGCGATGCGGCATTCTGGGATTATCGTCAAGACGATTCTGATTACTTCAGCCAACCGCGTGCGTTATTTAACTTAATGACAGAGAAAGAAAAACAATCTCTCTTTAAAAATACTGCCGAAGGTATGGGTGATGCATTAGATTTCATCAAATATCGTCATATTCGTAACTGCTACTTCTGTGACCCTGCATACGGTAAAGGCGTAGCGAAAGCGTTAGGAATGACGGTTGCCGATGCAATGGAAGCATACAATACAGATCCGGCAATGGGTCAGCCGGGTTTAATCAAACCTAACTTCTAA
- the htpG gene encoding molecular chaperone HtpG → MSTNQETRGFQSEVKQLLQLMIHSLYSNKEIFLRELISNASDAADKLRFKALSNPALYEGDGELRVRVSFDETLGTLTISDNGIGMNREQVIDHLGTIAKSGTKEFLNSLGTDQAKDSQLIGQFGVGFYSAFIVADKVTVKTRAAGEAQGVMWESAGEGDYTVADIEKATRGTDVILHLREDEKEFLSEWRLREIIGKYSDHIGLPVEIQTTEYDDEGKASGQKWEKINKAQALWTRSKTEISDEEYQEFYKHLSHDYNDSLIWAHNKVEGKQDYTSLLYVPAKAPWDLFNRDQKHGLKLYVQRVFIMDDAEVFMPNYLRFMRGLLDTNDLPLNVSREILQENKVTASLRAALTKRALQLLEKLAKDDQAKYQTFWNEFGLVLKEGVGEDFANKQQIASLFRFASTQTDSSEQTVSLADYIGRMKEGQKAIYFLTADSYVAAKNSPHLELFNKKGIEVLLLSDRIDEWVVGHLTEFDGKPLQSITKSDLDLGDLADKEQEESQKAQQAEFGSFLERAQNYFGDRVKKVILTHRLTDTPAVVSTDSDEMTTQMAKLFAAMGQKAPEVKYTFELNPDHQMVKKIADLTDETEFNDWIELLFEQALLAERGSLENPAAFIKRMNKLLA, encoded by the coding sequence ATGAGTACTAATCAAGAAACAAGAGGCTTTCAATCGGAAGTTAAGCAACTGCTTCAATTAATGATCCATTCACTTTATTCAAATAAAGAAATTTTCTTACGTGAATTAATCTCTAATGCGTCTGATGCGGCGGATAAACTACGCTTTAAAGCACTTTCCAATCCTGCGTTATATGAGGGGGATGGCGAATTACGCGTACGAGTGAGCTTTGATGAAACTTTAGGTACACTGACTATCAGCGATAACGGTATCGGTATGAACCGTGAGCAAGTGATCGATCATTTAGGCACTATTGCTAAATCAGGCACCAAAGAGTTTTTAAATTCGTTAGGTACGGATCAAGCAAAAGACAGCCAATTAATCGGCCAATTCGGGGTTGGTTTTTATTCGGCATTTATTGTGGCGGACAAAGTGACGGTGAAAACCCGTGCGGCAGGTGAAGCACAGGGTGTTATGTGGGAATCTGCTGGTGAAGGCGATTACACGGTAGCGGATATTGAGAAAGCAACACGTGGTACGGATGTTATTTTACATCTGCGTGAGGATGAAAAAGAATTTTTAAGCGAATGGCGTTTACGTGAAATTATCGGTAAATATTCGGATCATATCGGCTTACCGGTTGAAATCCAAACCACAGAATATGATGACGAAGGCAAAGCAAGCGGTCAAAAATGGGAAAAAATTAACAAAGCGCAAGCACTTTGGACTCGCTCAAAAACTGAGATTTCAGACGAGGAATACCAAGAGTTTTATAAACATTTAAGCCACGATTATAATGACTCGCTCATTTGGGCGCATAATAAAGTAGAGGGTAAACAAGACTATACCAGCTTGCTTTATGTACCGGCGAAAGCACCATGGGATTTGTTCAATCGTGATCAAAAACACGGCTTAAAACTTTATGTACAGCGTGTATTTATTATGGACGATGCCGAAGTGTTTATGCCGAATTACCTACGTTTTATGCGAGGTTTATTAGACACGAATGACTTGCCGCTCAACGTTTCACGTGAGATTTTACAAGAGAATAAAGTTACTGCTTCACTACGTGCGGCATTAACTAAACGCGCATTGCAATTATTGGAAAAATTAGCCAAAGACGATCAAGCTAAATACCAAACCTTCTGGAATGAATTCGGTTTAGTGTTAAAAGAAGGCGTTGGCGAAGATTTTGCCAATAAACAACAAATTGCATCATTATTCCGCTTTGCTTCAACCCAAACTGATTCTAGCGAACAAACGGTAAGTTTGGCGGATTATATCGGCAGAATGAAAGAAGGTCAGAAAGCAATTTATTTCTTAACTGCTGATAGCTATGTAGCAGCGAAAAATAGTCCGCACCTTGAACTGTTCAATAAGAAAGGCATTGAAGTGCTGCTATTATCTGATCGTATTGACGAGTGGGTGGTGGGGCATTTAACTGAATTTGACGGCAAACCGTTGCAAAGTATCACAAAATCGGATCTGGATTTAGGCGATCTCGCCGATAAGGAACAAGAAGAGAGCCAAAAAGCACAACAAGCGGAATTCGGATCTTTCCTTGAACGTGCGCAAAACTATTTTGGTGACCGTGTGAAAAAAGTGATATTAACGCATCGCTTAACCGATACACCGGCAGTGGTTTCAACCGATAGTGATGAAATGACTACGCAAATGGCAAAACTGTTTGCCGCAATGGGTCAAAAAGCACCGGAAGTGAAATATACGTTTGAGTTAAATCCGGATCATCAAATGGTTAAGAAAATCGCAGATCTTACAGATGAAACCGAATTTAATGACTGGATTGAATTATTGTTTGAACAAGCATTGCTTGCAGAACGCGGTTCATTGGAAAATCCGGCAGCATTTATTAAGCGTATGAATAAATTGCTTGCTTAA